The following proteins are co-located in the Pseudomonas antarctica genome:
- the rimI gene encoding ribosomal protein S18-alanine N-acetyltransferase yields MSEALSFRPMTEADLDAVLKIEYAAFSHPWTRGIFLDGLGKYQIWLMFEGEQQVGHGVVQIILDEAHLLNITVKPENQGRGLGLALLEHLMSRAYAAKARECFLEVRDSNTGAFRLYERYGFNEIGRRRDYYPAVGGREDAVVMACTLVD; encoded by the coding sequence AGGCGGACCTCGACGCTGTACTGAAGATTGAATACGCGGCGTTCAGCCATCCCTGGACCCGCGGGATTTTTCTCGATGGGCTGGGCAAGTACCAGATCTGGCTGATGTTCGAGGGCGAGCAGCAGGTGGGCCACGGTGTGGTGCAAATCATCCTTGATGAAGCGCATTTGCTGAATATCACCGTCAAGCCGGAAAACCAGGGCCGTGGTTTGGGCCTGGCGCTGCTGGAACACTTGATGTCCCGCGCGTATGCCGCCAAAGCCCGGGAATGCTTCCTGGAAGTGCGCGACAGCAATACCGGCGCGTTCCGCCTGTATGAGCGCTACGGTTTCAACGAGATCGGCCGTCGACGCGATTACTACCCCGCCGTGGGTGGGCGCGAAGATGCAGTCGTAATGGCTTGCACCTTAGTCGACTAA